The Cydia pomonella isolate Wapato2018A chromosome 17, ilCydPomo1, whole genome shotgun sequence genome includes a window with the following:
- the LOC133526959 gene encoding uncharacterized protein LOC133526959, with translation MPNGNQGAPEVTVQVPGPGASSSESSVSHISVKPPPFYPDKPTMWFAQLDGQFTLTKITSDTTKFYHAISVLEYKYAVEVEDIITNPPASDKYGTLKRELIARLSSSKQERLKQLMSKEELGDRKPSQFLRHIRSLAGADYPDDFIRHLWMSRLPTVLQSIVAYQDNLPLDTVAQMADKVHEVTPPGPGYQVAAASSSSVPGSMIDQLQQKIDALASRLDAMSTSRGRQGQPRSRSRGKPRNRSRSRPRAGKPSGDGQRLCWYHYKYAEKADKCIPPCAYSKN, from the coding sequence ATGCCTAATGGTAATCAGGGCGCACCTGAGGTGACTGTGCAGGTCCCTGGACCGGGGGCCAGTTCGAGTGAGTCATCCGTTAGCCACATAAGTGTTAAGCCACCGCCCTTTTATCCGGATAAGCCGACTATGTGGTTCGCTCAGCTAGATGGCCAGTTTACGTTGACAAAGATTACGAGTGACACTACCAAGTTTTATCATGCCATATCCGTTTTGGAGTATAAATACGCGGTTGAAGTTGAGGATATTATAACCAACCCGCCGGCGAGTGATAAATATGGCACCCTCAAGAGGGAACTCATAGCTCGTTTGTCAAGTTCTAAGCAGGAGCGTTTAAAGCAGTTGATGTCGAAAGAGGAGCTCGGTGACAGGAAGCCGAGCCAGTTTTTGCGGCATATTCGGAGTTTAGCGGGTGCAGATTATCCGGATGATTTTATTCGCCATTTGTGGATGAGTCGATTACCTACAGTGTTGCAAAGCATAGTCGCTTACCAGGATAATTTGCCCTTGGACACCGTGGCGCAGATGGCGGACAAGGTGCATGAAGTTACCCCGCCCGGACCTGGTTATCAGGTGGCTGCGGCGTCGTCATCAAGCGTTCCTGGTTCCATGATAGACCAGTTGCAACAGAAAATTGACGCATTAGCGTCAAGGCTTGACGCGATGTCCACCTCCCGGGGCCGTCAGGGTCAGCCCCGGTCGAGGTCCCGCGGCAAGCCACGTAATCGTTCCAGAAGCCGGCCGCGAGCTGGCAAGCCCAGCGGCGACGGCCAGCGCCTGTGCTGGTACCACTACAAGTATGCGGAAAAGGCAGATAAGTGCATTCCCCCTTGTGCGTATTCAAAAAACTAG